In Archangium violaceum, the following are encoded in one genomic region:
- a CDS encoding Tox-REase-5 domain-containing protein, with the protein MGGLEATVPVLSLSTEGLLVVERVVVPVGKVATVLGGGPGAAIILQRTNASGQTPAPVPGPGQWGPAQESMSARARAYQEQISGHFADDAYWVGGMSTKAGGVKFDGFKDGVLLEAKGPGYANKFLDNLDPKVWFKNSGARDLVIQAKRQLNAIKGTGTPIRWHIAEEKTAEAIRLLLKNEEVVGIEVVYTAPL; encoded by the coding sequence ATGGGCGGGTTGGAGGCGACAGTACCGGTACTGTCGCTCTCGACCGAGGGCCTGCTGGTGGTGGAGCGAGTCGTAGTGCCGGTGGGGAAGGTCGCCACGGTGCTGGGCGGCGGACCGGGAGCGGCCATCATCCTCCAGCGTACGAACGCGAGTGGGCAGACACCGGCCCCCGTCCCTGGGCCAGGACAGTGGGGGCCAGCACAGGAATCCATGTCCGCCCGGGCCCGCGCCTACCAGGAGCAGATTTCAGGACATTTCGCGGACGATGCCTATTGGGTCGGTGGCATGAGCACGAAGGCCGGGGGCGTGAAGTTCGACGGCTTCAAGGATGGCGTGCTACTGGAGGCCAAGGGACCCGGTTACGCCAACAAGTTCCTCGACAATCTGGATCCCAAAGTCTGGTTCAAGAACTCGGGCGCAAGAGACCTTGTCATTCAGGCCAAGCGCCAGCTCAATGCCATCAAGGGTACGGGTACACCCATCCGGTGGCACATCGCGGAGGAAAAGACCGCCGAGGCCATTCGACTGTTGTTGAAGAATGAAGAGGTGGTCGGGATCGAAGTGGTATACACAGCTCCGCTCTAG
- a CDS encoding immunity 52 family protein, with the protein MPETFQRIDSYYAGAYWGPRKETPEECARRAEVFLTAMANVDPSFSRWFQQGRSRKDALKRPIEPNRVTLEKLVRRGKDRQFEDLGYSVWAWNGVCVDYDDSGFHFTCGAYSDVVSNVCVCNLPTRGPNAERVLSVPVLSGLVRSMAIAWEPDFAIATSTMHRDKVSPDGIAGTFAGWIMYFPRSRGTVPPLPAPVRIEPVEDKGTLIVLTPDLLTPTNPEHVELALRVQKLLDKAGLLRR; encoded by the coding sequence ATGCCTGAAACGTTTCAAAGAATCGACTCGTACTATGCAGGTGCCTATTGGGGGCCACGGAAGGAGACGCCGGAGGAGTGCGCCCGGCGGGCCGAAGTCTTCCTGACCGCCATGGCAAATGTCGACCCGTCCTTCTCCCGCTGGTTCCAGCAGGGCAGATCGCGCAAGGACGCACTGAAGCGCCCCATCGAGCCCAACCGTGTGACCCTCGAGAAACTGGTTCGCCGGGGCAAGGATCGGCAATTCGAGGACCTCGGTTACTCCGTCTGGGCATGGAACGGCGTGTGCGTCGATTACGACGATAGCGGTTTTCATTTCACATGCGGCGCCTATTCCGATGTAGTGAGCAACGTCTGCGTATGCAACCTGCCAACCCGAGGGCCGAACGCGGAGCGGGTACTGAGCGTTCCCGTTCTCTCTGGGCTCGTCCGAAGCATGGCGATTGCCTGGGAACCGGACTTCGCCATCGCCACCTCAACGATGCACCGTGACAAGGTCTCACCCGACGGCATCGCAGGAACATTCGCGGGCTGGATCATGTATTTCCCGCGAAGCCGGGGCACGGTGCCACCACTCCCAGCACCCGTGCGCATCGAGCCAGTGGAGGACAAGGGAACGCTCATCGTTCTCACGCCCGACCTGCTCACGCCGACCAACCCCGAGCACGTCGAACTCGCCCTGCGCGTTCAAAAGCTGCTGGACAAGGCCGGCCTCCTGCGACGGTAA
- a CDS encoding DUF2381 family protein translates to MLALVLLRGSPTVEPSAVGSCAEMQRIELSLSPETALEVCVSPGLMTGFLFDAPVVVELQDEVRFKEVVRGRQLLTLLPPPDMVPGERLRFVVHFGGGAAQQAITFTLVAHSGRATHQVEVFRDKRTRESFQQEVDQERAKNRQLREDNRRLRARFERERELGSIVANEAVGIHGIQAMELDPNAFAQLGGILYFDRGLSYRGDLTVAAELWLRNSSSEPWTAVGGTLVDSDGEELTGFKIRQGEAIVSDRTSAVIVEANAKRTQARGYLKLKLWDENLRVITLPRLMFP, encoded by the coding sequence ATGCTGGCCCTGGTGCTTCTTCGGGGCTCACCCACCGTGGAGCCATCCGCTGTTGGTTCATGTGCCGAGATGCAGCGCATCGAGCTATCACTCTCGCCCGAGACGGCACTCGAGGTGTGCGTCAGCCCTGGGCTCATGACGGGATTCCTCTTCGATGCTCCTGTCGTGGTGGAACTGCAAGACGAAGTCCGTTTCAAGGAGGTGGTGCGTGGACGCCAGCTTCTCACGCTGTTACCACCCCCAGACATGGTGCCCGGGGAGCGGTTGCGGTTCGTCGTCCATTTCGGGGGCGGAGCGGCTCAACAGGCCATCACTTTCACGTTGGTGGCCCACTCTGGGAGGGCCACCCATCAAGTGGAGGTATTTCGGGACAAGCGCACCCGAGAATCCTTTCAGCAAGAGGTGGACCAGGAGCGTGCCAAGAATCGACAACTTCGCGAGGATAACCGGCGGCTGCGGGCTCGGTTCGAGCGAGAGAGGGAACTGGGGAGCATCGTTGCCAACGAGGCAGTAGGGATCCATGGAATCCAAGCCATGGAGCTCGACCCGAATGCATTCGCACAATTGGGAGGGATTCTTTACTTCGACAGGGGCCTCAGTTATCGCGGCGATCTGACCGTCGCCGCGGAGCTCTGGCTGAGAAATTCCAGCTCGGAGCCCTGGACGGCGGTAGGGGGAACCCTGGTTGACTCCGATGGAGAGGAACTGACGGGGTTTAAGATTCGTCAGGGGGAGGCGATTGTGTCCGACCGGACCAGCGCGGTCATCGTGGAAGCCAATGCCAAGAGGACTCAGGCGCGAGGCTATTTGAAGCTGAAGCTCTGGGATGAGAACCTGCGCGTCATTACCCTTCCAAGGTTGATGTTCCCATAG
- a CDS encoding serine/threonine protein kinase, with protein sequence MHDSIGAGEGPWLEFAPGERVAGFTIEGKIASGSFGIVYEATRDGKPFALKLVPMGERGDREVDALRRARLPNVVGFRGYCLWPEENPRFLVLELELVKGEPLDVWARNENPSALELVRQVVSPLARTLAAVHAEGVVHRDVKEANIVMRESDGQPVLVDFGAAAYEGAPRLTMRLPPGTREYRSPEAWQFAREWEGEWYPSGPRDDLWALGVTLYFLLTRELPFGDRNDARMMHAILHENPAVPHVLNPRVPPALGELCLRMLEKQPEARYADATALEQALEEVLARADDAWHVSLFPGGKREKRQVPRPSTAARSRSMRRPWAAGLALAALVLLHDSPEPTPREESTPSQPTSEANSCQELAPSRMTGEVVHGAELPESFTPAPVASATSREEDPVLKSKTVRSLAVSFCVTTSACVSSPQQRPPPPPEACPAGSADTLTPFGIEEGDYGPVFIESFRPPVDLYLAEGDVTAIVDRGWKGLPEGTPMYGKVLFGNGRVYGRFTRIRLPGGEIAPVCLEVTSSSGTGIAMKPERMGRKVRVINNLHVMSVRRFE encoded by the coding sequence ATGCATGATTCGATCGGCGCGGGCGAGGGGCCCTGGCTGGAATTCGCCCCTGGCGAGCGCGTGGCGGGCTTCACCATCGAGGGGAAGATCGCCAGTGGTAGCTTCGGCATCGTCTACGAGGCCACCCGGGACGGGAAGCCCTTCGCCCTCAAGCTGGTGCCCATGGGGGAGAGAGGGGACCGTGAGGTGGATGCGTTGCGCCGCGCGCGGCTCCCCAACGTCGTCGGCTTTCGCGGGTACTGCCTCTGGCCGGAGGAGAATCCGCGCTTCCTCGTGCTGGAGCTGGAGCTCGTCAAGGGTGAGCCGCTGGACGTGTGGGCCAGGAACGAGAACCCCTCCGCGCTCGAGCTGGTACGCCAGGTGGTGTCGCCGCTCGCGCGCACCCTGGCGGCGGTGCATGCCGAGGGCGTGGTGCACCGGGACGTGAAGGAAGCCAACATCGTCATGCGCGAGTCGGACGGGCAGCCGGTGCTGGTGGACTTCGGCGCGGCCGCGTACGAGGGCGCGCCGCGTCTGACGATGCGGCTGCCGCCAGGCACCCGGGAGTACCGCAGCCCCGAGGCGTGGCAGTTCGCCCGGGAGTGGGAGGGCGAGTGGTACCCGTCCGGGCCACGGGACGACCTGTGGGCGCTGGGTGTCACGCTCTACTTCCTCCTCACGCGCGAGCTGCCCTTCGGTGACCGGAACGACGCGCGGATGATGCACGCCATCCTCCATGAGAACCCGGCGGTGCCTCATGTGCTCAACCCGCGCGTTCCCCCTGCGCTGGGCGAGCTGTGCCTGCGAATGCTGGAGAAACAGCCCGAGGCCCGGTACGCGGATGCCACGGCGCTCGAACAGGCGCTGGAGGAGGTGCTGGCCCGCGCGGATGACGCATGGCACGTGTCGCTCTTCCCCGGAGGGAAGCGAGAGAAGCGCCAAGTTCCTCGTCCGTCAACGGCGGCCCGCTCTCGCTCGATGAGGCGGCCGTGGGCTGCCGGTCTCGCTCTCGCCGCGCTCGTTCTGCTGCACGATTCCCCCGAGCCTACCCCACGCGAGGAGTCGACCCCCTCTCAGCCGACGTCAGAGGCCAACTCCTGCCAGGAATTGGCGCCCAGCCGCATGACGGGAGAGGTTGTGCACGGCGCGGAACTTCCGGAGTCATTCACCCCCGCGCCCGTCGCCAGCGCGACGTCACGCGAGGAAGACCCGGTGCTCAAATCCAAGACGGTCCGTTCCCTGGCTGTTTCCTTCTGCGTCACCACCTCCGCCTGCGTGAGCAGCCCACAGCAGCGGCCCCCCCCTCCGCCCGAGGCATGCCCAGCTGGCTCCGCCGACACCCTCACGCCATTCGGTATCGAAGAGGGGGATTATGGTCCCGTGTTCATCGAGTCCTTCCGTCCTCCTGTTGATTTGTATCTGGCGGAAGGTGATGTCACTGCCATTGTCGACAGGGGTTGGAAGGGACTCCCGGAAGGGACTCCCATGTATGGCAAGGTGCTTTTCGGGAACGGCCGTGTCTATGGTCGCTTCACGCGGATTCGCCTGCCCGGTGGGGAGATTGCTCCGGTCTGCTTGGAAGTGACCTCGTCCAGCGGAACGGGTATCGCGATGAAGCCCGAGCGCATGGGTAGGAAGGTCCGTGTCATCAATAACCTCCATGTCATGTCGGTGAGGCGCTTCGAGTAG
- a CDS encoding imm11 family protein, giving the protein MTKRYFELYEDMSSPERWVLHDTLDSHGQKVGPRLYLNDASIRFDGRLRIPILHPGHPLDFSLADAGDFPVVTEKVASTLAELAPGDVQLYPAEVDSRPEPYFLVNVARLVKCIDDETSEEVLYWKPEDNRPDLLGQYRSVGGMRIDPSKVGDAKVFRPWGYPPALLVAEDVKEALERTGATGLKFTEVTGPSPLSDEERAYKRKCSELLDPPPAARRAAWKSLGTLDELVVAPRGGSYEFPAYRLDWAIIHRKAGCILLASEGLSDPFIAKLEPSVGFGLELVLETEGTELPLDAIEGSWPYNLLERVSQEVVAHEHVREGAKAGLLVLEVAGKGMPASLVTKEGRVGVLLGLESRTLPRQFPTPFGDVRLVTVKALLPAELAYVSKRGAEGAAELARRFAETGEEHVSRTNRRAVV; this is encoded by the coding sequence ATGACGAAGAGGTACTTCGAGCTGTACGAGGACATGAGCAGCCCGGAGCGTTGGGTGCTACACGACACCTTGGACTCCCACGGGCAGAAGGTGGGACCACGGCTGTACCTCAACGACGCATCCATTCGTTTCGACGGACGCCTCCGGATTCCCATCCTCCATCCGGGTCATCCGCTCGATTTCTCATTGGCGGACGCCGGGGATTTTCCCGTGGTCACCGAAAAGGTCGCCAGCACCCTGGCCGAATTGGCCCCTGGCGACGTGCAGCTCTACCCCGCCGAGGTGGACTCTCGGCCAGAGCCCTACTTCCTCGTCAACGTCGCGCGACTGGTGAAGTGCATCGACGACGAGACTTCAGAGGAGGTGCTCTATTGGAAACCGGAAGACAACCGACCTGACCTGCTCGGCCAGTATCGGTCCGTGGGCGGCATGCGCATCGACCCCTCGAAAGTGGGTGATGCCAAGGTCTTCCGGCCCTGGGGCTATCCGCCAGCACTGCTGGTTGCCGAGGACGTGAAGGAGGCCCTCGAGCGCACTGGCGCTACGGGACTGAAGTTCACTGAAGTTACCGGGCCCAGCCCTCTCAGTGATGAGGAGCGCGCCTACAAGCGCAAGTGCAGCGAGCTTCTCGACCCTCCTCCAGCCGCAAGACGCGCAGCCTGGAAGTCCCTCGGCACGCTGGACGAGCTGGTAGTCGCCCCTAGGGGCGGGTCCTACGAATTTCCGGCCTACCGGCTGGATTGGGCCATCATCCATCGGAAGGCCGGCTGCATTCTCCTCGCCTCCGAAGGTCTCTCAGACCCGTTTATCGCCAAGCTGGAGCCCTCGGTGGGTTTTGGTTTGGAGCTCGTCCTGGAGACGGAGGGGACGGAGCTTCCTCTCGACGCGATCGAGGGGAGCTGGCCCTACAACCTGCTGGAGCGAGTCTCTCAGGAGGTGGTAGCCCACGAGCATGTGCGCGAGGGGGCCAAGGCGGGCCTTCTCGTGCTCGAGGTGGCGGGGAAGGGCATGCCCGCGTCCCTCGTCACCAAAGAGGGTCGGGTGGGCGTGCTGCTCGGTTTGGAGTCGCGCACGCTGCCAAGGCAGTTCCCCACACCCTTCGGCGATGTGCGACTCGTCACCGTCAAGGCCCTGCTGCCCGCGGAACTGGCGTACGTGTCGAAGCGTGGCGCGGAGGGCGCGGCCGAGCTGGCACGGCGCTTCGCGGAAACCGGGGAGGAGCACGTCTCGCGCACCAACCGACGAGCAGTGGTGTAG
- the tnpC gene encoding IS66 family transposase codes for MSFQLTTEKDVERLRQAALLLEAENKRLVARVVELTRKLMSARGQDAEELQLRLQELERQLAQRTGELFGRSSEKRPRGEQDEGKQAGPAEPARGHGPRTQPTLPLLEEVHTLEEPDKQCPECGGALTEMKGCYEEAEEVDVVERRFVLRRHKRQKYRCGCGGCVETALGPPKLQPGGRYSVDFAVEVAVAKYLDHMPLERQVRTMQREGLAVDSQTLWDQIDALARLLSPAHEALHQALLTREILGGDETRWPLLGSKSQTRWYAWALCAPDAVVYRIQEGRDVEAARNMLKDFRGVLMTDGLSTYESVAGKSAGISLVNCWMHARRKFVECAEAFPQANEALDMIAELYAVEREYKQGPENLARLLELRQQKSRPIIERLHQWACEQRVLPQSALGQAIKYMSNRWTGLTRFLTDPRVPLDNGATERAMRGLAVGRKNHYGSRSRRGTEVAALYYSLMETAKLCGVDPKRYLREAALAALRGEALPLPNQLAQPAEG; via the coding sequence ATGAGCTTCCAGCTTACGACGGAGAAGGACGTGGAGAGGCTGCGCCAGGCGGCCCTGTTGCTGGAGGCGGAGAACAAGCGCCTGGTGGCGCGCGTGGTGGAGCTCACGCGCAAGCTGATGAGCGCGCGGGGCCAGGACGCCGAGGAATTGCAGTTGCGCTTGCAGGAGTTGGAGCGGCAGCTCGCGCAGCGCACCGGCGAGCTGTTTGGCCGCTCCAGCGAGAAGCGCCCCCGCGGCGAGCAGGACGAGGGGAAACAGGCCGGGCCGGCCGAGCCCGCGCGCGGCCACGGCCCGCGCACCCAGCCCACACTGCCACTGCTGGAGGAAGTGCACACGCTGGAGGAGCCAGACAAGCAGTGTCCCGAGTGCGGCGGGGCGCTGACGGAAATGAAGGGTTGCTACGAGGAGGCCGAGGAGGTGGACGTGGTGGAGCGGCGCTTCGTGCTGCGCCGCCACAAGCGACAGAAGTACCGCTGCGGGTGCGGCGGATGCGTGGAGACGGCCCTGGGCCCGCCCAAGCTTCAGCCCGGCGGGCGCTACTCGGTGGACTTCGCCGTGGAAGTGGCCGTGGCCAAGTACCTCGACCACATGCCGCTGGAGCGGCAGGTGAGAACCATGCAGCGCGAGGGGCTGGCGGTGGACAGCCAGACGCTTTGGGACCAGATAGACGCGCTGGCGCGGCTGCTGTCGCCCGCGCACGAGGCGCTGCACCAGGCGCTGCTGACGCGGGAGATTCTGGGGGGAGACGAGACGCGCTGGCCGCTGCTGGGCAGCAAGAGTCAGACGCGCTGGTACGCCTGGGCACTGTGCGCTCCTGACGCCGTGGTGTACCGGATACAGGAGGGCCGGGACGTGGAGGCCGCGCGCAACATGCTCAAGGACTTCCGTGGAGTCCTCATGACGGATGGGCTGAGCACATACGAGAGCGTGGCGGGCAAGAGCGCGGGCATATCTCTGGTGAACTGCTGGATGCACGCGCGGCGCAAATTCGTCGAGTGCGCGGAAGCCTTCCCCCAGGCGAACGAAGCCCTGGACATGATTGCCGAGCTGTACGCGGTGGAGCGCGAGTATAAGCAGGGGCCCGAGAACCTGGCGCGCCTGCTGGAACTGCGACAGCAGAAGAGCCGTCCCATTATCGAGCGGCTGCACCAGTGGGCGTGCGAGCAGCGCGTCCTGCCCCAGTCGGCGCTGGGCCAGGCAATCAAATACATGAGCAACCGGTGGACGGGGCTGACACGGTTTCTGACGGACCCGCGGGTGCCGCTGGACAATGGAGCCACCGAGCGTGCCATGCGCGGGCTGGCGGTGGGCCGCAAGAACCACTACGGCAGCCGGAGCCGGCGCGGCACCGAGGTGGCGGCCCTCTACTACAGCCTGATGGAGACGGCGAAGCTATGCGGGGTGGACCCCAAGCGCTACCTGCGAGAGGCCGCGCTGGCGGCCCTGCGCGGGGAAGCGCTCCCCCTGCCCAACCAACTCGCTCAGCCCGCCGAGGGCTGA
- the tnpB gene encoding IS66 family insertion sequence element accessory protein TnpB (TnpB, as the term is used for proteins encoded by IS66 family insertion elements, is considered an accessory protein, since TnpC, encoded by a neighboring gene, is a DDE family transposase.), with the protein MIGSTRRLAVYAYGQPCDMRKSFDALCGLVTQALGRDFLSGDVFLFVGRDRKRAKALFWDGTGLCLYAKRLEKGRFAPLWRRESGAQPLELTVSELALFLEGSEMVGRAPLSPEPYKLVPLFQAQTVQGVTS; encoded by the coding sequence GTGATTGGCTCCACGCGCAGGCTCGCGGTGTACGCCTACGGGCAGCCGTGCGACATGCGCAAGAGCTTCGATGCGCTGTGCGGGCTGGTGACGCAGGCGCTGGGGCGCGACTTCCTCTCGGGAGACGTCTTCCTCTTCGTCGGACGGGACAGGAAGAGGGCCAAGGCGCTCTTCTGGGACGGCACCGGGCTGTGCTTGTACGCCAAGCGGTTGGAGAAGGGACGCTTCGCCCCGCTGTGGCGGCGCGAGAGTGGCGCGCAGCCGCTTGAGCTGACGGTGTCGGAGCTGGCCCTGTTCCTGGAGGGCAGCGAGATGGTGGGGCGAGCGCCGCTGTCGCCCGAGCCGTACAAACTGGTGCCTCTCTTCCAAGCCCAGACAGTGCAGGGGGTGACTTCGTGA
- a CDS encoding transposase: MSVVPKKEAEEMDMKEQAEKFRKVVQERGGVGPRARYTEEQRQEALEYVRARQQQGASVEEAAKELGMSSWTLSRWGSAARRATQQQPAREALVPVEIKAERAQARGRGLVVHGPGGVRVEGLSLEDAVRLLRGLQ, encoded by the coding sequence ATGTCCGTCGTCCCCAAGAAGGAGGCGGAAGAGATGGACATGAAGGAGCAGGCGGAGAAGTTCCGGAAGGTGGTGCAAGAGCGGGGAGGAGTGGGCCCGAGAGCGCGCTACACGGAGGAGCAGAGACAGGAAGCGTTGGAGTACGTGCGAGCGCGCCAGCAGCAGGGGGCGAGCGTGGAGGAAGCGGCGAAGGAGTTGGGCATGAGCAGCTGGACGCTCAGCCGGTGGGGCAGCGCGGCGCGCCGAGCCACCCAGCAGCAGCCCGCGAGGGAGGCGCTGGTGCCCGTCGAGATAAAGGCCGAGCGTGCCCAGGCTCGAGGAAGGGGGCTGGTGGTGCACGGGCCGGGGGGAGTCCGGGTGGAGGGGCTGTCGCTGGAAGACGCGGTGCGGTTGCTGAGGGGGCTGCAGTGA
- a CDS encoding helix-turn-helix domain-containing protein, giving the protein MRKALGPAQRGLTRYDRVRLQRALQHAEDVRLYRRAQALLLVAEGRTLAEAAHVTGLSRPAVYFWLKRYVRLRRVEALRDEPRRGRPPVASCITPEDILRELSSPPSDLSYSSHTWTVALLATHLGRLYGCSIHPDTLRRRMRAMDLSWKRPRYVYSEKAPHLPQKKQRSSAD; this is encoded by the coding sequence ATGAGGAAGGCACTGGGCCCCGCCCAGCGGGGGCTGACCAGGTACGACCGCGTCCGGCTCCAGAGAGCGCTTCAGCACGCGGAGGATGTGCGCTTGTACCGGCGCGCACAGGCCCTGCTGCTTGTAGCCGAGGGACGTACGCTGGCCGAGGCAGCGCATGTGACGGGGCTGAGCCGGCCCGCGGTGTACTTCTGGCTCAAGCGTTACGTGCGGCTGCGGCGAGTCGAGGCGCTGCGGGATGAGCCCCGCCGAGGGCGGCCACCGGTCGCCTCCTGCATCACCCCGGAGGACATTCTACGGGAGCTGAGCAGCCCGCCCTCCGACCTGAGCTACTCCTCCCACACCTGGACGGTGGCGCTGCTGGCTACGCACCTGGGGCGGCTCTACGGCTGCTCCATCCATCCGGACACTCTGCGTCGGCGGATGCGGGCCATGGACCTGAGTTGGAAGCGCCCTCGCTACGTGTATTCGGAGAAGGCGCCCCACTTGCCCCAAAAAAAGCAGCGCTCGTCCGCCGACTGA